GTGAAGAAGTAAATAAAACTGTTAAAACAAACTATAACCAAGCTGTAACTGAAGCTGAAAAAGCTGGAAAAGAAGTTAGAGCAAAACAACGTAAAATGATCGAAGAATTACAAGTTCAATATGAAAACAACGGAGCAGGTAATGATGACGCTATTGCAGAAGCTATGGCTAATGCAGTAGTTGAAGAACAAAATGATGTAAACGAAGGAGAAACTAAATAATGGAAAGAAATAGTAGAAGAATACTAGTTGGTAGAGTTGTATCTGACAAAATGGATAAAACAATTACTGTACTAGTTG
This region of Mesoplasma melaleucae genomic DNA includes:
- the rpmC gene encoding 50S ribosomal protein L29, translating into MADKLMEEIKALSVEQLLERNEAKKAELFALKFQAAVGSLEQTHRIKKIKKEIARIQLVIAEKAKAGEEVNKTVKTNYNQAVTEAEKAGKEVRAKQRKMIEELQVQYENNGAGNDDAIAEAMANAVVEEQNDVNEGETK